From Phragmites australis chromosome 5, lpPhrAust1.1, whole genome shotgun sequence, a single genomic window includes:
- the LOC133917845 gene encoding uncharacterized protein LOC133917845: MGDQGGSVSAAEFQEMREQMRQLTQQLQALQNNLRHAPHMEDENDDGEHVEDDDPAALEAEAARLRAEAARRAAAGGGGRGRGAGGGRGAGFGRARRVPIIGAAAFDGDADFGYQEDHHAGHHGHRGGYDDRGGGHFGAFGDHQFGGNYGYRDRRRGDPDRRRDEDGLGKVKVSIPAFNGKENLDSYYEWETKVEQIFDLYEYPAEKKAKLAALEFKGYAITWWNQVRVEYHRVGHDRITWEDMKREMRRRFVPAYYSRDLHLRLKRLVQGDRSVDEYFQEMEMCLLRTGITEDEESMMARFLVGLNKPIANKVDMTSYTNLTELVHFAKRAERQLAESYKTRVFPAANNTTPWRHPQQQGSGSNTPSSRTPFTPRAASTPTKRNEVKEKNKTSKIECFKCGGHGHKQAECPNRRVILALADGSYDSQSEEEDGKHDTDPQDHSLVVRRVLSTQFVAAEQGQRHNLFQSRCKVKGQVCLFIIDGGSCNNIVSAMLVEKLGLQTRRHPHPYHMQWLNNSGTVKVSSMVRLSFSIGDYHDEVDCDIVPMQACHLLLGRPWQFDKKDFEDVFPDEVPAGLPPIRGIEHQIDLVPGASLPNRPAYRTNPDETKEIQRQVKELLDKGYVRESLSPCAVPVLLVPKKDGSWRMYRVVFLGFVVTAQGIQVDEEKIKAIKDWPTPKNVSQVRSFHGLAGFYRRFVKDFSTIAAPLNNLTKKDVPFKWGAEQDRAFVELKRKLCEAPLLQLPNFGKTFEVECDASGIGIGGVLIQEGKPIAYFSEKLNGPHLNYSVYDKELYALVRVLETWQHYLFPKEFVIHSDHEALKYLKSQGKLNRRHAKWIEFIETFPYVVKHKKGKDNIVADALSRRCWEKFYVHDGLLFRTNKLCIPACSVRHVLLQEAHAGGLAGHFGVKKTLDMLADHFFWPHMRRDVQRHVERCITCLKAKSRLNPHGLYIPLPIPKVPWDDISMDFILGLPRSQRGSDSIFVVVDRFSKMAHFIPCHKNDDASHVADLFFREIVRLHGVPKTIVSDRDAKFLSYFWKTLWGKLGTKLLFSTTCHPQTDGQTEVVNRTLSTMLRAVLKKNLKMWEQCLPHVEFAYNRAVHSTTNFCPFEIVYGFKPHTPMDLLPLPLVWLHLRKDRFPQQRKSKLSPRGDGPFKVLAKINDNAYKLELPSEYSNVSATFNVKDLLPFVGESESRTTPSQEGEADEVIPSIDNNIIKNKDATNIVGPVTRKRAKQLEKEIHSQCGDQLV; encoded by the exons ATGGGAGACCAAGGTGGGTCTGTTTCTGCTGCAGAGTTTCAGGAAATGCGCGAACAAATGCGCCAATTGACACAACAGCTACAAGCACTGCAAAATAATCTGCGCCATGCACCACATATGGAGGATGAAAATGATGACGGAGAACATGTAGAGGATGATGATCCTGCTGCTTTGGAGGCTGAGGCTGCACGTCTTCGGGCTGAGGCCGCACGTCGTGCCGCTGCAGGAGGCGGTGGCCGTGGacgtggtgctggtggtggtcgtggtgctgGGTTCGGTCGTGCACGTCGTGTTCCTATTATTGGGGCTGCAGCTTTTGATGGTGATGCTGATTTTGGATATCAAGAGGACCATCACGCAGGCCACCATGGTCACCGTGGTGGTTACGATGATCGTGGAGGTGGTCACTTTGGTGCTTTTGGTGACCATCAATTTGGTGGTAATTATGGATATCGTGATAGGCGTCGCGGTGACCCAGACCGCCGCCGAGATGAAGATGGTTTGGGTAAAGTTAAAGTATCCATACCTGCATTTAACGGAAAAGAAAATCTTGATTCTTATTATGAGTGGGAGACAAAGGTGGAACAAATATTTGATTTGTATGAGTACCCTGCTGAGAAGAAGGCAAAGCTGGCAGCACTTGAATTCAAAGGTTATGCCATCACGTGGTGGAATCAAGTCCGTGTAGAATACCATCGTGTGGGACATGATCGTATCACTTGGGAAGACATGAAGAGGGAAATGAGACGTCGTTTTGTTCCTGCATATTATTCTCGTGACTTACATTTACGACTGAAACGTCTTGTGCAAGGTGATCGCAGCGTTGATGAGTATTTTCAAGAAATGGAAATGTGCCTCCTTCGCACAGGTATCACTGAGGATGAGGAATCCATGATGGCTCGTTTTTTGGTTGGCCTAAATAAGCCAATTGCTAACAAAGTGGACATGACCAGCTATACCAATCTCACGGAGTTGGTACATTTTGCAAAAAGGGCAGAACGCCAACTTGCTGAATCTTATAAGACTCGTGTTTTTCCAGCTGCTAACAATACTACCCCTTGGCGTCATCCACAACAGCAAGGTTCAGGTTCAAACACACCTTCCTCGCGAACACCTTTCACACCTCGTGCCGCTTCTACACCAACAAAACGGAATgaggtaaaagaaaaaaat AAGACAAGTAAAATTGAATGTTTTAAGTGTGGTGGTCATGGGCATAAGCAAGCAGAATGCCCCAATCGACGTGTTATTTTAGCACTTGCAGATGGTTCTTATGATTCACAaagtgaggaggaggatggcaaaCATGACACAGATCCACAGG ATCATTCTTTGGTGGTACGTCGTGTTCTTTCAACACAATTCGTTGCAGCTGAACAAGGGCAGCGCCATAACTTATTTCAATCACGGTGCAAAGTCAAAGGACAGGTTTGCCTGTTcataattgatggtgggagctgtaacaatattgttagtgccATGCTTGTTGAAAAGCTTGGTTTACAAACACGCCGGCACCCACATCCGTACCATATGCAATGGTTGAATAATTCTGGAACCGTGAAGGTATCCTCCATGGTCAGGTTATCATTCTCTATTGGTGACTATCATGATGAGGTGGATTGTGACATTGTCCCAATGCAAGCATGCCACTTACTTTTGGGTCGTCCATGGCAATTTGAT AAGAAG GACTTTGAGGATGTGTTTCCGGATGAGGTACCAGCTGGCCTTCCTCCAATACGTGGAattgagcaccaaattgatttggTACCTGGTGCTTCCCTTCCAAATCGCCCAGCATACCGTACAAACCCCGatgaaacaaaagaaattcagcgacagGTAAAAGAACTTTTGGACAAAGGGTACGTTCGAGAATCTCTATCTCCTTGTGCTGTTCCAGTACTTTTGGtccctaagaaagatggttcttggcgcatgt ATCgtgttgtttttcttggttttgttgtgACTGCGCAGGGCATCCAAGTTGATGAAGAGAAGATCAAAGCGATAAAGGACTGGCCTACACCCAAAAATGTGAGCCAAGTTCGAAGTTTCCATGggcttgcaggtttttatcgcaGATTTGTCAAAGATTTTAGCACAATAGCTGCACCATTGAACAATTTGACAAAGAAGGACGTTCCATTCAAGTGGGGAGCTGAACAGGACCGAGCCTTCGTAGAGCTCAAAAGAAAACTTTGTGAAGCACCACTGCTACAActaccaaattttggtaagacatttGAAGTTGAGTGTGATGCAAGTGGTATTGGCATTGggggtgtgctaattcaagaggGTAAACCCATTGCTtacttttctgaaaaattaaaTGGTCCACATCTGAACTACTCTGTCTATGACAAAGAGCTTTATGCCTTAgttcgagttttagaaacatggcagcattaCTTATTTCCTAAGGAGTTTGTCATACactctgatcatgaagctttaaaATATCTCAAAAGTCAAGGTAAGCTGAACCGCAGGCATGCAAAATGGATTGAGTTCATTGAAACATTTCCATATgttgtaaagcataagaaagGTAAAGATAATATTGTTGCAGATGCTTTGTCGAGAAGAT GTTGGGAAAAATTCTATGTGCACGATGGATTGTTATTTCGaactaacaagctatgcatcccagcttgCTCTGTTCGACATGTTCTTTTGCAGGAGGCACATGCTGGTGGCTTGGCTGGCCATTTTGGTGTGAAGAAGACCCTAGACATGCTTGCtgaccacttcttttggccacatATGAGACGTGATGTCCAGCGACATGTTGAGCGTTGCATAACATGCTTGAAAGCTAAGTCCCGCCTTAATCCACATGGTTTATACATTCCATTACCAATTCCAAAAGTACCTTGGGACGATATAtccatggattttattttgGGGTTACCACGGTCTCAGAGGGGGAGCGAttccatttttgttgttgttgatcgtttctctaagatggcacattttattccaTGTCATAAGAACGATGATGCTTCACATgttgctgatttatttttcagagaaatagTTCGTTTACATGGAGTGCCCaagactattgtttcagatcgggATGCCAAATTTCTTAGCTActtttggaagacattgtggGGTAAACTTGGCACCAAATTGTTATTTTCTACCACTTGTCACCCGCAAACAGATGGCCAAACtgaggttgtcaaccgtactCTATCAACAATGTTGCGGGCTGTGCTaaaaaagaatttgaagatgtgggaacaATGTCTTCCACATGTCGAGTTTGCTTATAACAGGGCAGTACATTCAACAACAAATTTTTGtccttttgaaattgtttatGGTTTTAAGCCACATACACCCATGGATCTTTTGCCCTTACC TCTAGTGTGGCTACATTTGCGCAAGGATCGTTTTCCTCAGCAGCGCAAGAGTAAGTTATCACCTCGAGGAGATGGTCCATTCAAGGTTCTTGCaaagataaatgataatgcttacAAACTAGAGCTCCCTTCTGAATATTCCAATGTGAGTGCAACATTCAATGTCAAAGACTTGCTTCCATTTGTCGGTGAGtctgagtcgaggacgactccttctCAAGAGGGGGAGGCTGATGAGGTCATCCCTAGCATCGACAATAATATTATTAAGAATAAGGATGCAACTAATATTGTTGGTCCAGTTACACGAAAGCGGGCTAAACAATTAGAGAAGGAAATTCATTCCCAG TGTGGTGATCAGCTGGTTTGA